One segment of Salvia splendens isolate huo1 chromosome 20, SspV2, whole genome shotgun sequence DNA contains the following:
- the LOC121781378 gene encoding benzyl alcohol O-benzoyltransferase-like has product MIKLLLTELIKLLHGKLIKLLHTMLRLLTMMISVWIPHEYFFFMNFIAHFQKGKLSENPLHYAVELVWKAKRETATGEYLRSVAGLMVMRDLPNLVAVNTYMVTNLTHVGFKEMDVGCGVAAYGGAPKGIYWPTDNVRAATYVGFKDGFVVLVSLPLESMEVFEKHLRVTMTTAPIRDN; this is encoded by the exons ATGATCAAGCTGCTACTAACAGAGTTGATCAAGCTGCTACATggcaagttgatcaagctgctgcATACAATGCTGAGATTACTAACCATGATGATCAGTGTATG GATTCCACATGAATACTTCTTCTTCATGAATTTCATTGCGCATTTTCAAAAAGGCAAGTTATCGGAGAATCCTCTGCACTACGCGGTGGAGTTGGTGTGGAAGGCGAAGCGCGAAACAGCGACGGGTGAGTACCTGAGGTCGGTGGCGGGGCTGATGGTGATGCGAGATCTGCCTAATTTGGTGGCGGTGAACACTTATATGGTGACGAATTTGACGCACGTGGGGTTCAAGGAAATGGACGTTGGGTGCGGCGTGGCGGCGTACGGTGGGGCGCCGAAAGGGATTTATTGGCCGACCGATAATGTTCGAGCAGCTACGTACGTGGGCTTTAAGGACGGTTTCGTGGTTCTGGTTAGCCTGCCTCTCGAATCTATGGAAGTCTTCGAGAAACATCTTCGGGTGACGATGACTACCGCTCCAATTCGTGATAACTAG